One genomic region from Halococcus qingdaonensis encodes:
- a CDS encoding efflux RND transporter permease subunit, protein MVDYQRYIDWIDEWITERPRTVVIAFVLLTLVFAGGLANISTDAGTSQFTEDSPAQAALDDIDQEFSPSFSKGNGSTQLIQSGSNVLAKDELLAMLEAQQRLEDHESQRVVSASSAAGIVAQTIDPNATTVDAQIRTLDGATQSEIESAIRTAAAGPGFTGLVSNDFDRQSVSASATIGTVQHDVLGGVSSSSAGTGGSSPLMDIQTRGQEIVGSVDSDIRVFGSGIISDEFTNIIFDSLVIVVPAASLLILFFLVFAYRDPIDLLLGVLALVMAIIWTFGFTGLAGLPFSQMLIAVPPLLLAVGIDFGIHAINRYREERVQDVGISQSMRTATDQLLVAFFIVTGTTVVGFAANGISGLGPIRQFGLIAAVGIVFTFLIFGIFLPAAKVWGDQLRIEYGIPEFGLSPLGEEGSILGRILLVGVGAARRAPYVILALTVVLTVVSGAYATGVDTSFSQDDFLPPEELPGYVEDLPEPFAPGTYTVTDTTNFLEDRFSTTQGSSVTIFVEGPLRADSALESIQRANDDPPDAFVASNRTADADSIVGVIDDYAAQSPEFAQLVARNDVDDDGVPDDNLGEIYDALLDSPFRAQALQYITEDYRSAQVVYSTESDASNDEIASDARALADRYRFSATATGQTLVLEAVSGTILTSAIRSLVAALIVTAIFLVLVYYVIEGRPSLGLVNLAPIVVSVALLAGSMRLLGIPFNALTATILSIAIGLGVDYSAHFVHRFIDEYHEFDEQLFPALEETVRGTGGALTGSMLTTTTGIGVLALAITPILGQFGLVVALSIFFAYLTAMLVTPSVFVAWEALT, encoded by the coding sequence ATGGTCGACTATCAGCGCTACATCGACTGGATCGACGAGTGGATCACCGAACGGCCGCGGACGGTGGTGATCGCGTTCGTCCTGCTCACGCTCGTCTTCGCCGGCGGGCTGGCGAACATCTCGACGGACGCCGGGACGAGCCAGTTCACCGAGGACAGCCCCGCACAGGCCGCCCTCGACGATATCGATCAGGAGTTCTCGCCGTCCTTTTCGAAGGGTAACGGGAGCACGCAGCTCATCCAGTCGGGATCGAACGTGCTCGCGAAGGACGAACTGCTGGCGATGCTCGAAGCCCAGCAGCGCCTCGAAGACCACGAGAGCCAGCGGGTAGTGTCGGCGTCGAGCGCCGCGGGCATCGTCGCCCAGACGATCGATCCGAACGCGACGACCGTCGACGCACAGATCCGGACGCTCGACGGCGCGACACAGTCCGAGATCGAGAGTGCGATCCGGACGGCCGCTGCCGGGCCCGGCTTCACGGGACTGGTGAGCAACGACTTCGACCGGCAGTCGGTATCGGCCTCGGCGACGATCGGCACCGTCCAGCACGACGTCCTAGGTGGAGTCTCCTCGTCGTCGGCCGGAACAGGAGGGTCGAGTCCGCTCATGGACATCCAGACGCGTGGACAGGAGATCGTCGGCTCCGTCGATAGCGACATCCGTGTGTTCGGAAGCGGCATCATCTCCGACGAGTTCACGAACATTATCTTCGACTCGCTCGTCATCGTCGTTCCCGCGGCGTCGCTGTTGATCCTCTTCTTCCTGGTCTTCGCCTATCGCGACCCGATCGATCTGCTGCTCGGCGTGCTCGCGCTCGTGATGGCGATCATCTGGACGTTCGGGTTCACTGGTCTCGCGGGGCTGCCGTTCTCGCAGATGCTCATCGCCGTGCCGCCGCTGTTGCTCGCGGTCGGCATCGACTTCGGCATCCACGCGATCAACCGCTATCGCGAGGAGCGCGTCCAGGACGTCGGCATCAGCCAGTCGATGCGGACCGCGACCGACCAGCTGCTGGTGGCGTTCTTCATCGTCACCGGTACCACTGTCGTGGGCTTTGCCGCCAACGGCATCAGCGGTCTCGGGCCGATCCGGCAGTTCGGTCTCATCGCCGCCGTCGGCATCGTCTTCACGTTCCTGATCTTCGGGATCTTCCTGCCGGCGGCGAAGGTCTGGGGCGACCAGCTCCGCATCGAGTACGGCATTCCGGAGTTCGGCCTCTCGCCGCTCGGCGAGGAGGGGTCGATCCTCGGTCGGATTCTGCTGGTGGGTGTTGGCGCGGCGCGGCGTGCGCCTTACGTGATCCTCGCACTCACGGTCGTTCTGACGGTCGTCTCGGGGGCGTACGCGACCGGTGTCGACACCTCGTTCTCCCAGGACGACTTCCTGCCGCCCGAGGAGCTGCCGGGCTACGTCGAGGACCTGCCCGAACCGTTCGCGCCTGGCACCTACACCGTCACCGACACGACGAACTTCCTGGAGGATCGCTTCTCGACGACCCAGGGGAGTTCGGTGACGATCTTCGTCGAGGGACCGTTACGCGCCGACTCCGCACTCGAATCCATCCAGCGCGCGAACGACGACCCGCCGGATGCGTTCGTCGCGAGCAACCGGACGGCCGACGCCGATAGCATCGTCGGCGTCATCGATGACTACGCCGCACAGTCGCCAGAGTTCGCCCAGTTGGTCGCGCGCAACGACGTCGACGACGACGGCGTGCCCGATGACAACCTCGGCGAGATCTACGACGCGCTGCTCGACTCGCCGTTCCGCGCGCAGGCGCTTCAGTATATCACCGAGGACTACCGCAGCGCCCAGGTGGTGTATTCGACCGAGAGCGACGCCTCGAACGACGAGATCGCGAGCGACGCACGGGCGCTCGCCGACCGGTATCGGTTCTCGGCGACCGCCACGGGCCAGACGCTCGTGCTCGAAGCCGTTTCGGGCACCATTCTGACCTCGGCGATCCGGAGTCTCGTCGCCGCGCTGATCGTCACGGCGATCTTCCTCGTGCTCGTCTACTACGTCATCGAGGGACGGCCCTCGCTCGGCCTAGTGAATCTCGCGCCGATCGTCGTCTCGGTCGCGCTGCTCGCGGGCTCGATGCGACTGCTCGGTATCCCGTTCAACGCACTCACGGCGACGATCCTCTCGATCGCCATCGGGCTCGGCGTCGACTACTCGGCGCACTTCGTCCATCGGTTCATCGACGAGTACCACGAGTTCGACGAGCAGCTGTTCCCCGCTCTGGAGGAGACCGTGCGGGGGACCGGCGGCGCGCTCACCGGGAGCATGCTCACGACGACGACCGGTATCGGTGTGCTCGCGCTCGCGATCACGCCGATCCTCGGCCAGTTCGGGCTGGTCGTCGCACTCTCGATCTTCTTCGCCTACCTCACGGCGATGCTCGTCACGCCGTCGGTGTTCGTCGCGTGGGAGGCGCTCACGTGA
- a CDS encoding TrmB family transcriptional regulator, with translation MSEHDEAVAALKRLGLSSYEAQVFIALQRLDTATVREVDRTTEVPRSQIYGAAEDLAERGLVDIQQSTPIQYRAVDLDEARTRLRERLDREEDRAFDYLESARRERADENEAQEDIWTVQGTDTIDGRVVTLIEDADDRVVFGAREEGTFDDAVADALTASSERGVAVTIVNGDRTRERFGEDVSFRATTDAPNDERSGRVLVVDADTVLISVTGGDGLPAVDHEAAIWSAHTGFATVLVGLLDVWFDQYLEDG, from the coding sequence GTGAGCGAGCACGACGAGGCGGTCGCGGCGCTCAAGCGACTCGGACTGTCGAGCTACGAGGCGCAGGTGTTCATCGCGCTCCAGCGCCTCGACACCGCCACCGTCCGCGAGGTCGATCGGACGACCGAGGTGCCGCGCTCGCAGATCTACGGCGCGGCCGAGGACCTCGCCGAGCGCGGTCTGGTCGACATTCAACAGTCGACCCCGATCCAGTATCGCGCGGTCGATCTCGACGAGGCACGCACGCGCCTCCGCGAGCGCCTCGACAGGGAGGAGGATCGCGCGTTCGACTACCTCGAATCCGCCCGCCGGGAACGCGCCGACGAGAACGAGGCGCAGGAAGATATCTGGACGGTTCAAGGAACCGATACGATCGACGGTCGGGTCGTCACACTCATCGAGGACGCCGACGACCGGGTCGTCTTCGGCGCACGCGAGGAGGGGACGTTCGACGACGCCGTCGCCGACGCGCTGACGGCGTCGAGCGAGCGCGGCGTCGCGGTGACGATCGTCAATGGCGACCGAACACGCGAGCGCTTCGGCGAAGACGTCTCGTTCCGTGCGACGACCGATGCACCGAACGACGAACGGAGCGGGCGCGTGCTCGTCGTCGATGCCGACACGGTGCTCATCAGCGTCACCGGCGGCGACGGACTGCCGGCCGTCGATCACGAGGCGGCCATCTGGAGCGCCCACACGGGCTTCGCGACGGTGCTCGTCGGCCTGCTCGACGTCTGGTTCGATCAGTATCTCGAAGACGGCTGA
- a CDS encoding NUDIX domain-containing protein, which translates to MDEPRVTCFLRNRGEILLVRGGDGIDSNVDRWSSLIDGADDDPDEAARVVVSEQMGVDDAVSLVRAGKPFTVEDTDRETRWRVHPYLFDCDSRAVETNDETTAEFAWVSPIEIRRRETVPDLWKAYARVAPTIETIREDGDHGSAWLSLRALEMLRDRASVLATTGGDEANGWNDLATLARNLRTVRPSMAAIENRVNRVMAEANARTPAAIEESAHQGIQRVLDADSRAASEAAARLSGTVLTLSRSGTVLEALREATVERVIIAESRPAREGVGVAEALASDDDRRVTLVVDAAAAHVLAEHAIDSVLVGADTILPDGSVMNKVGTRAVAIAAAREDVPVHAVAAGDKIATDADARFEPGDPEAVYDGDADIEVLNPTFDCTPADAITVVTENGALGPTTIGEYAERLAGLATWDD; encoded by the coding sequence ATGGACGAACCTCGTGTCACCTGTTTCCTCCGCAATCGCGGCGAGATACTCTTGGTCAGGGGCGGCGACGGGATTGACTCGAACGTCGATCGGTGGAGCAGCCTCATCGACGGCGCTGATGACGATCCCGACGAAGCCGCACGCGTGGTGGTCAGTGAACAGATGGGGGTAGACGATGCCGTCTCGCTCGTCCGTGCTGGCAAGCCATTCACCGTCGAAGACACCGACCGCGAAACGCGCTGGCGGGTCCATCCGTACCTGTTCGACTGTGACTCGCGGGCAGTCGAGACGAACGACGAGACCACCGCCGAGTTCGCGTGGGTCTCGCCGATCGAAATCCGTCGTCGCGAAACGGTCCCCGATCTCTGGAAAGCCTACGCACGCGTCGCGCCGACAATCGAGACGATACGTGAGGACGGCGATCACGGCTCGGCGTGGCTCTCACTGCGCGCACTGGAGATGCTCAGGGATCGCGCCAGCGTGCTCGCAACGACAGGTGGAGACGAGGCGAACGGCTGGAACGACCTCGCGACGCTCGCGCGGAATCTCCGGACAGTGCGACCGAGCATGGCAGCCATTGAGAATCGAGTCAATCGAGTAATGGCGGAGGCAAACGCACGGACGCCGGCGGCTATCGAGGAATCCGCACACCAGGGAATCCAGCGGGTGCTCGACGCCGATTCGCGGGCCGCCAGCGAAGCAGCAGCCCGGCTCTCGGGCACCGTCCTGACGCTCTCGCGATCGGGGACGGTGCTGGAGGCGCTTCGCGAGGCGACCGTCGAGCGGGTGATCATCGCCGAGTCGCGGCCCGCACGCGAGGGTGTCGGCGTCGCCGAAGCGCTCGCGAGTGACGATGATCGACGGGTGACACTCGTAGTGGATGCGGCCGCTGCGCACGTTCTTGCCGAGCACGCCATCGATAGCGTGCTCGTCGGAGCCGACACGATTCTCCCGGACGGGAGCGTCATGAACAAGGTCGGCACGCGTGCGGTCGCCATCGCTGCCGCCCGCGAGGACGTTCCCGTCCACGCCGTCGCCGCGGGTGACAAGATCGCCACCGACGCCGACGCACGCTTCGAGCCGGGCGATCCCGAGGCTGTCTACGATGGCGATGCCGACATCGAGGTGCTGAACCCGACGTTCGACTGCACGCCCGCCGACGCGATCACGGTCGTCACCGAGAATGGAGCGCTCGGCCCGACGACGATCGGTGAGTACGCCGAGCGGTTGGCCGGGCTGGCTACGTGGGACGACTGA
- a CDS encoding coenzyme F420-0:L-glutamate ligase — protein MNVSPVTDLPEIGAGDDLAALIAERADGDADVVCMASTIVSKAEGRARDLADFPAGPRAHEIADRLAELSGDEKDPRFAQAVLEESTELLMDEPFLLTETRFGHVSVNAGIDRSNVPDNDILLLPKRPSESARRLSDELGVPVIVTDTCGRPFRHGQRGVAIGWAGLPASRDWRGEHDRDGRELGVTVESVVDELAAAANLVLGEGAGGNPVAVVDGFDVDGFDGSDNLFRAVEGDFVRQALRGWSYAGH, from the coding sequence ATGAACGTCTCACCCGTCACGGATCTCCCCGAAATCGGTGCCGGCGACGATCTCGCTGCGCTGATCGCCGAGCGGGCCGACGGCGACGCCGACGTGGTCTGCATGGCGAGCACCATCGTCTCGAAGGCCGAGGGCCGGGCGCGCGATCTCGCCGACTTCCCGGCCGGCCCGCGCGCACACGAGATCGCCGACCGACTGGCCGAGCTCTCCGGCGACGAGAAGGATCCCCGGTTCGCACAGGCCGTCCTGGAGGAGAGCACCGAACTCCTGATGGACGAACCGTTCCTCCTGACCGAGACGCGGTTCGGACACGTTTCGGTGAACGCCGGCATCGACCGCTCGAACGTCCCCGACAACGATATCCTCCTCCTGCCGAAACGCCCGAGCGAGAGCGCGCGCCGGCTCAGCGACGAACTCGGCGTTCCGGTGATCGTCACCGACACCTGCGGGCGACCGTTCCGACACGGCCAGCGCGGCGTGGCCATCGGCTGGGCCGGCCTGCCCGCCAGCCGCGACTGGCGCGGCGAACACGACCGCGACGGCCGCGAACTCGGTGTCACCGTCGAGTCCGTGGTGGACGAACTCGCGGCGGCGGCGAACCTCGTGCTCGGCGAAGGCGCGGGCGGGAACCCCGTCGCCGTCGTGGATGGGTTCGACGTGGACGGGTTCGACGGCAGCGACAACCTCTTTCGCGCCGTCGAGGGTGATTTCGTCCGGCAGGCGCTCCGGGGGTGGTCGTATGCAGGGCATTGA
- a CDS encoding 5,10-methylenetetrahydromethanopterin reductase, protein MQGIELTPERPTRRTVDLGERAAQAGFDTIFASHHYNNRDPFAALSLLADRTDDVRLGPGVTNPYETHPVTLASRVATLDELSDGRAVFGVGPGDPSTLENLSLGERRGLRSVLESFKTAQELWAGERVDHDGTFGAHDAGLNYEVGEIPVYVGGEGPHMCRMAAKHADGLLFNGSHPDDVAWAADQVDQGLDERPDEYGEFDFTAYASVSIAEDGEAAREAARPPVAFIAAGAPPPVIERHGLDGERADAIGEAISAGEFDTAFERVSDAMIDAFCMAGTPETVEKRLSAVLEHADSIVIGSPLGPDVEEAIDLAGAVCDRSRRE, encoded by the coding sequence ATGCAGGGCATTGAACTCACCCCGGAACGACCCACGCGACGCACCGTCGATCTCGGCGAGCGGGCCGCTCAGGCGGGGTTCGACACGATCTTCGCGAGCCACCACTACAACAACCGCGATCCCTTCGCAGCGCTCTCGCTGCTCGCCGATCGCACCGACGACGTCCGTCTCGGCCCGGGTGTGACGAACCCCTACGAGACCCACCCGGTGACGCTCGCCTCGCGCGTGGCGACGCTTGACGAACTCTCGGACGGCCGAGCGGTCTTCGGCGTCGGACCGGGCGATCCCTCGACGCTCGAAAACCTCAGCCTCGGCGAGCGCCGTGGGCTCCGCTCCGTCCTCGAATCGTTCAAAACCGCACAGGAACTCTGGGCGGGCGAGCGCGTCGATCACGACGGCACGTTCGGCGCACACGACGCCGGCCTGAACTACGAGGTCGGCGAGATTCCGGTCTACGTCGGTGGTGAGGGGCCACACATGTGCCGGATGGCGGCCAAACACGCCGATGGACTGCTGTTCAACGGTTCACATCCCGACGACGTCGCGTGGGCGGCCGATCAGGTCGACCAGGGTCTCGACGAGCGACCCGACGAGTATGGAGAATTCGATTTCACGGCGTACGCGAGCGTGAGCATCGCCGAGGACGGCGAGGCCGCACGCGAGGCAGCCCGCCCGCCGGTGGCGTTTATCGCTGCCGGTGCGCCGCCGCCCGTCATCGAGCGCCACGGACTCGACGGCGAGCGCGCGGACGCGATCGGCGAGGCGATCTCGGCCGGCGAGTTCGATACTGCGTTCGAGCGTGTGAGCGACGCGATGATCGACGCGTTCTGTATGGCCGGCACGCCCGAAACGGTCGAAAAACGGCTGTCGGCGGTGTTGGAACACGCCGACAGCATCGTGATCGGCTCGCCGCTCGGGCCCGACGTCGAGGAAGCTATCGACCTTGCTGGGGCGGTGTGCGACCGAAGCCGTCGGGAGTGA
- a CDS encoding MaoC/PaaZ C-terminal domain-containing protein translates to MASEPADGDVHVFERTFTHADVEQFGEVSGDQQAIHTEPDSEGRLVVQGLLTATLPTKIGGELGVLARSMEFEFLEPVYTGEPITCEVTTESVDEREDRYEIACAVVCRRAGETVLEGRFEGLVWKTGQ, encoded by the coding sequence ATGGCGAGCGAGCCCGCGGACGGCGACGTGCACGTCTTCGAGCGCACCTTCACGCACGCGGACGTCGAACAGTTCGGCGAGGTGTCGGGCGACCAGCAGGCGATCCACACCGAGCCCGATTCGGAAGGCCGGCTGGTCGTCCAGGGATTGCTCACGGCGACGCTCCCGACCAAGATCGGGGGCGAGCTCGGCGTGCTCGCGCGCTCGATGGAGTTCGAGTTCCTCGAACCGGTCTACACAGGCGAACCGATTACCTGCGAAGTGACGACCGAGAGCGTCGACGAGCGAGAAGACAGATACGAGATCGCCTGTGCGGTCGTCTGCCGTCGTGCGGGTGAGACGGTACTGGAGGGACGGTTCGAGGGGCTCGTCTGGAAGACGGGTCAGTAG
- a CDS encoding enoyl-CoA hydratase/isomerase family protein, with protein sequence MTWETVDLDRNEGVATITIDRPDALNAMNVETLDALSEALDEARDARALVLTGAGDDAFVAGADIGYMAELSVAEAQAYAELGHRVTDTIETFPAPVIAAINGYAFGGGCEFALAADLRVAAENAVLGQTEIDLGIVPGWGGTQRLSRLVGDERARRLVFFGERVDAAEAREIGLVGEVVADGDLDDHVADMAADLAAKPAHALQAAKESLNQVHESHLSAGLTYERRLWSGLFGTHDQREGMTAFVEDREPDFE encoded by the coding sequence ATGACGTGGGAGACCGTCGATCTCGACCGAAACGAGGGCGTGGCGACCATCACCATCGACCGACCGGACGCGCTGAACGCGATGAACGTCGAGACGCTCGACGCGCTCTCCGAGGCGCTCGACGAGGCACGCGACGCCCGCGCGCTCGTGCTCACCGGGGCCGGCGACGACGCGTTCGTCGCGGGCGCGGACATCGGCTACATGGCTGAGCTCTCGGTGGCCGAAGCGCAGGCCTACGCCGAACTCGGCCATCGCGTCACCGACACGATCGAGACGTTTCCCGCGCCGGTGATCGCCGCTATCAATGGCTACGCCTTCGGCGGCGGCTGCGAATTCGCGCTCGCGGCCGATCTGCGGGTCGCCGCCGAAAACGCTGTCCTCGGCCAGACCGAGATCGATCTCGGCATCGTCCCTGGCTGGGGCGGCACCCAGCGCCTCTCGCGACTCGTCGGCGACGAACGCGCCCGCCGGCTGGTCTTCTTCGGCGAGCGCGTCGACGCAGCGGAGGCTCGCGAGATCGGTCTGGTCGGCGAGGTCGTCGCCGATGGCGACCTCGACGATCACGTCGCCGACATGGCCGCCGACCTCGCGGCGAAGCCCGCACACGCCCTCCAGGCGGCCAAGGAGTCGCTGAATCAGGTCCACGAATCCCACCTCTCGGCGGGACTGACCTACGAACGCCGCCTCTGGAGCGGCCTCTTCGGCACGCACGACCAGCGCGAGGGCATGACGGCGTTCGTCGAGGATCGCGAGCCCGACTTCGAGTAA
- a CDS encoding transcription factor S, translating into MEFCDECGSMMKTDDGVWVCDNCGYTKPRDDAKEAAMTTTQGQEETEIIDVSDAEDRGLPTTEVHCSECGNDEAYWYMQQIRSADESETRFFVCTECEHRWREDDH; encoded by the coding sequence ATGGAGTTCTGCGACGAGTGCGGCTCGATGATGAAGACCGACGACGGCGTGTGGGTCTGCGACAACTGTGGCTACACCAAACCGCGCGACGATGCGAAGGAGGCAGCGATGACGACCACACAAGGCCAGGAGGAGACCGAAATCATCGACGTCAGCGACGCCGAGGATCGGGGACTTCCCACGACCGAAGTCCACTGCTCCGAATGTGGCAACGACGAAGCCTACTGGTACATGCAACAGATCCGCTCGGCCGACGAATCCGAAACGCGATTCTTCGTCTGTACGGAGTGCGAACACCGCTGGCGCGAGGACGATCACTAA
- a CDS encoding aminotransferase class III-fold pyridoxal phosphate-dependent enzyme: MDRDTTAPRVSELPGPRAREWVERQQDVAAPSTYVYEFVWDPTAPAEGPFCTDADGNVFLDFTCHVGAAPLGYNNPKITEPMAEFDLVDPLKTAGHDFYVGAGSPDDPDFPGPAGLMERLTDLTSAYDMDKVFLSNSGAEAIENAIKICYDGGGSYGITFQGAFHGRTLGALSLNRSKSVYRRDYPEIAGIHDVPFCSDRTCSDGDCSCGFFTGEGSQLRRMLSDEGSVAPEEVAYLVMEPIQGEGGYRFPSDAFMEEIADVCEQYDITLIADEIQAGMGRTGEWWGADHYPIEPDVITAAKGLRVGATISRSDVFPEEKGRISSTWGAGDIIASMQGALTIDAIQEYDLMDNAVARGRQFKQHLRDAAPESVVDVRGKGLMLAIEFDTADTRDAVLENAFQSGLLTLACGNKTLRILPPLDVTEREIDLGARMLLDAME, from the coding sequence ATGGACCGGGATACCACAGCACCCCGTGTCAGTGAGCTACCGGGCCCGCGTGCCCGTGAGTGGGTCGAGCGCCAGCAGGACGTCGCTGCTCCGAGCACCTACGTCTACGAGTTCGTCTGGGATCCGACCGCACCCGCCGAGGGACCGTTCTGTACCGACGCCGACGGTAACGTCTTCCTGGATTTCACCTGCCACGTCGGGGCCGCCCCGCTCGGCTACAACAACCCGAAGATCACCGAGCCGATGGCCGAGTTCGATCTCGTCGACCCGCTGAAGACCGCTGGCCACGATTTCTATGTGGGGGCTGGCTCGCCCGACGATCCCGATTTCCCCGGTCCGGCGGGGCTGATGGAGCGGCTCACGGATCTGACGAGCGCGTACGACATGGACAAGGTGTTCCTCTCGAACTCGGGAGCCGAAGCGATCGAGAACGCCATCAAGATCTGCTACGACGGCGGTGGCTCCTACGGTATCACCTTCCAGGGAGCGTTCCACGGTCGGACACTCGGCGCGCTCTCGCTCAACCGCTCGAAGTCGGTCTATCGCCGTGACTACCCCGAGATCGCGGGGATCCACGATGTGCCGTTCTGCAGTGATCGAACCTGTAGTGATGGAGACTGTTCGTGTGGCTTTTTCACCGGCGAGGGCTCGCAGCTCCGCCGAATGCTGAGCGACGAGGGGTCGGTCGCGCCCGAGGAAGTCGCCTACCTCGTCATGGAGCCGATCCAGGGCGAGGGCGGCTATCGATTCCCGAGCGACGCCTTCATGGAGGAGATCGCCGACGTCTGCGAGCAGTACGACATCACGCTGATCGCCGACGAGATCCAGGCCGGGATGGGCCGGACGGGCGAGTGGTGGGGTGCCGATCACTACCCAATCGAGCCCGACGTCATCACGGCCGCGAAGGGACTGCGCGTCGGCGCGACGATCTCGCGCTCGGACGTCTTCCCCGAGGAGAAGGGACGGATCTCCTCGACGTGGGGTGCCGGCGACATCATCGCCTCGATGCAGGGTGCGCTCACGATCGACGCGATCCAGGAGTACGACCTGATGGACAACGCCGTCGCGCGCGGTCGCCAGTTCAAGCAACATCTTCGCGACGCGGCCCCCGAATCGGTCGTCGACGTGCGCGGGAAGGGCTTGATGCTCGCCATCGAGTTCGACACCGCCGACACCCGCGATGCGGTCCTCGAAAACGCCTTCCAGAGCGGGCTGCTCACGCTCGCCTGCGGGAACAAGACGCTCCGGATCCTCCCGCCGCTCGACGTCACCGAGCGCGAGATCGATCTCGGTGCGCGCATGCTGCTCGACGCCATGGAGTGA
- a CDS encoding PadR family transcriptional regulator, translated as MHDLTGFQRDLLYAIAGKEEPHGLAIKDELEEYYETEIHHGRLYPNLDTLVDKGLVEKGQIDRRTNYYKITRRGQREIDARREWEDQYVDV; from the coding sequence ATGCACGATCTGACAGGATTCCAGCGCGACCTGCTGTACGCCATTGCCGGCAAGGAAGAGCCCCACGGGCTGGCGATCAAAGACGAACTCGAAGAGTACTACGAGACCGAAATACATCACGGACGGCTGTATCCGAACCTCGACACGCTCGTCGACAAGGGGCTCGTCGAGAAAGGTCAGATCGACAGACGGACGAATTACTACAAGATCACCCGTCGTGGCCAGCGCGAGATCGACGCCCGTCGCGAGTGGGAAGACCAATACGTCGACGTCTGA